From Carassius auratus strain Wakin chromosome 22, ASM336829v1, whole genome shotgun sequence, a single genomic window includes:
- the LOC113040626 gene encoding programmed cell death 1 ligand 1-like: MICVFSMDAIISLKCCFIFTLLTGSVSLHQVVEVTEGDSVILNCSQNSIVLEDKPLTVHWRHDDVRNVFDIINGNISVKEQDEAYKNRAEVLHEELKKGNVFLKLTDLQLSDGGTYLCFVPDLGLERSTQLVVKERCMTCTTSEITSHGAGARLEKTLYLLIQSSGFIVLYLI; this comes from the exons ATGATTTGTGTCTTTTCAATGGATGCGATCATTAGTTTGAA ATGCTGTTTCATATTCACACTGTTAACAGGTTCAG TCTCTCTTCATCAGGTTGTTGAAGTCACTGAAGGAGACTCTGTCATCTTGAATTGCAGTCAAAACAGTATTGTGCTTGAAGATAAACCGCTGACAGTCCACTGGAGACACGATGACGTCAGGAATGTATTTGATATTATCAATGGAAACATTTCTGTAAAGGAGCAGGATGAAGCGTATAAGAACAGAGCAGAAGTTTTACACGAGGAGCTCAAGAAGGGGAACGTCTTTCTCAAACTCACCGATCTTCAGCTCTCTGATGGAGGAACGTATCTCTGTTTTGTCCCAGATTTGGGACTTGAGCGCAGCACACAGCTGGTGGTCAAAG AAAGATGCATGACGTGCACAACTTCTGAAATAACAAGCCACGGTGCAGGAGCAAGACTGGAAAAGACTCTGTACCTCCTGATACAATCATCTGGATTCATTgtgctttatttgatttaa